The DNA window CGGCGTTTTCTGTCCGAGGCAGGTATTCAAGAAGGAGAATAAAGCAATGTTACGATACAAAGGATACATAGGACATGTTGATTTCGATGATGATGCTGGCATTTTCCATGGCGAGGTAATCGATACTCGAGACGTTATCACCTTTCAAGGCAAGAGCGTAAAGCAACTAGAGGCTGCCTTTCGAGATTCGATTGAAGACTACTTGGAATTTTGCCGGGATCGAG is part of the Deltaproteobacteria bacterium genome and encodes:
- a CDS encoding type II toxin-antitoxin system HicB family antitoxin, which translates into the protein MLRYKGYIGHVDFDDDAGIFHGEVIDTRDVITFQGKSVKQLEAAFRDSIEDYLEFCRDRGEKPEKPFSGRIMLRLPPQLHRQLYIEGKKKGKSLNQLIVEKVSAGV